Proteins encoded in a region of the Mercenaria mercenaria strain notata chromosome 1, MADL_Memer_1, whole genome shotgun sequence genome:
- the LOC123530583 gene encoding uncharacterized protein LOC123530583, with protein sequence MEKSKTDLAAATEDVAENRDVSNLAAEGSKQEKSSDKKTSSPDKGTKRSDKEIMSTEGPDLTETKEDNTESKNMETIETSAVEDVVDKVKENSETEEEKIEETDLNIDWSKEPALDDAGRNQMFEEGLKLDKEGKKLEALKRYLKCLVGLKENSRFALLPQCLRNIGDIYYGRDEFEKAVSFIQAEKLYYESVLIDDSELQKHIDEVTKQGVGDAADTNIDALRASEYEQLAKLCLDEKQPQLALEYAGKCTKLRQKVFGDNHPLVQQSLDFFATVYAEVGKVQYTESMSKYAKAGEPDITSPAVSWETTPADSPNEPTSILRKRKNTEGDREKKVRFDESQVPSDEQLEKEEKCARFVLLCFFFALLFVLFILGVYLYCNLQSPSTCRNFGYYFSDKMMQLKYWYYRFSSNDNTKYT encoded by the exons atggaGAAAAGTAAGACTGATTTAGCAGCAGCAACTGAAGATGTTGCGGAAAACAGGGATGTCAGTAACTTAGCTGCAGAGGGGAGTAAACAAGAAAAGAGTTCTGACAAGAAAACTAGTAGTCCTGACAAGGGAACAAAGAGATCTGACAAAGAAATTATGTCTACAGAGGGACCAGATCTGACAGAAACTAAGGAAGATAACACAGAAAGTAAAAATATGGAAACAATTGAAACATCTGCAGTAGAAGATGTTGTGGATAAGGTTAAAGAAAATTCGGagactgaagaagaaaaaatcgAAGAAACAG ACTTGAATATAGACTGGAGCAAGGAACCAGCGCTTGATGATGCTGGCAGGAACCAAATGTTTGAAGAAGGTTTAAAGCTTGACAAAGAAGGAAAGAAATTGGAGGCactaaaaagatatttgaaatgtcTTGTGGGATTGAAAGAGAATTCACGATTTGCTCTATTACCTCAGTGCCTGAGAAAT attggTGATATATACTATGGCAGAGATGAAT TTGAGAAAGCTGTCAGCTTTATTCAAGCAGAGAAGTTATACTATGAGAGTGTACTCATAGATGACTCAGAGCTGCAGAAACATATAG ATGAAGTAACAAAGCAGGGTGTAGGTGATGCTGCAGACACAAACATAGATGCTCTCAGGGCATCAGAGTATGAACAGCTTGCAAAATTATGTCTTGATGAAAAACA acCACAGTTAGCACTAGAATATGCAGGCAAG TGTACAAAGTTAAGACAGAAAGTTTTTGGTGACAATCATCCGCTGGTTCAACAAAGTCTTGATTTCTTTGCCACAGTATATGCTGAGGTTGGAAAAGTTCAATACACAG aatCAATGAGCAAGTATGCAAAAGCTGGAGAACCTGATATTACCTCCCCTGCAGTATCATGGGAGACAACTCCAGCTGATTCACCAAATGAACCTACCTCAATTctgagaaaaaggaaaaatacagAAG GTGACAGGGAAAAGAAGGTTAGATTTGATGAATCTCAAGTGCCTTCAGATGAACAACTGGAAAAAG AGGAAAAGTGTGCTAGATTTGTGCTACTGTGTTTCTTTTTTGCACTACTATTTGTGCTCTTCATCCTTGGAGTGTATTTATACTGCAACCTCCAGTCGCCGTCAACGTGCAGAAACTTTGGGTACTATTTCTCCGACAAGATGATGCAATTAAAATACTGGTACTACCGATTCTCATCAAACGACAATACAAAGTATACATAG